A stretch of Caballeronia sp. NK8 DNA encodes these proteins:
- a CDS encoding GMC family oxidoreductase, which yields MYDYVIVGGGAAGCALAARLSEDASSRVLLLEAGPADTDPYIHMPVGFFKMTGGPLTWGYRTVAAAETQRRQIPFAQGRVLGGGGSINAMVYTRGQPADYDAWEREGCTGWGFRDGVLPYLRRMEDNERLCNEYHGVGGPLGVSDLISVNELTKAFVLAGQEAGLPYNSDFNGAQQEGVGVYQVTQRGGRRCSAAVGYLQRARSRSNLTVKTNCLVSRIVIENGRAVGVEYADQNARSNVIVARAEREVIVTAGAIGSPKMLMLSGIGRAADLERVGIKPLHALDGVGANLQDHFDIDIVYELNGPYSLDKYAKKHMMLLAGLEYKMFNKGPVTSNIAEGGAFWYSGSDVPTPDLQFHFLPGAGVEAGVPPVPSGSGCTLNSYFLRPRSRGSVTLNSADPADAPVIDPAYIRDPYDLKVAVEGIRQSREIMSQKAFSKYIRSEHFPGGTVRTQAQYEEYAKQYGRTGYHPVGTCKMGIDEMSVVDPQLRVHGIEGLRVADSSVMPRIVSSNTNAPTLMIAEKASDLIRGLVAAPMPLTGQLAAHAGRSMRDASATVA from the coding sequence ATGTATGACTATGTGATCGTGGGCGGTGGCGCGGCGGGCTGTGCGCTCGCGGCCCGTCTGAGCGAAGACGCGAGCAGCCGTGTGCTGCTGCTCGAAGCCGGTCCCGCCGATACCGACCCGTACATCCATATGCCGGTCGGCTTCTTCAAGATGACCGGCGGCCCGCTGACCTGGGGCTATCGCACGGTGGCGGCGGCGGAAACGCAACGGCGGCAGATTCCGTTCGCGCAGGGCCGCGTGCTCGGCGGCGGCGGTTCCATCAACGCGATGGTCTACACGCGCGGCCAGCCCGCCGACTACGACGCGTGGGAACGCGAAGGCTGCACCGGCTGGGGCTTTCGCGACGGCGTGCTGCCCTATCTGCGCCGCATGGAAGACAACGAGCGCCTGTGCAACGAATATCACGGGGTAGGCGGACCGCTCGGTGTATCCGATCTCATCAGCGTCAACGAACTGACCAAGGCCTTCGTGCTCGCCGGTCAGGAAGCGGGCCTGCCGTACAACAGCGATTTCAACGGCGCGCAGCAGGAAGGCGTCGGCGTGTATCAGGTTACGCAACGCGGCGGACGGCGCTGCAGCGCGGCGGTCGGTTATTTGCAACGGGCGCGCTCGCGCAGCAATCTCACCGTGAAGACGAACTGTCTCGTGTCGCGCATCGTGATCGAGAACGGGCGCGCGGTGGGCGTCGAATATGCCGATCAGAACGCGCGCTCGAATGTGATCGTGGCGCGCGCCGAGCGCGAGGTGATCGTGACGGCCGGTGCGATCGGCTCGCCGAAGATGCTGATGCTCTCGGGCATCGGCCGCGCGGCGGATCTCGAGCGCGTCGGCATCAAACCCTTGCACGCGCTCGATGGCGTCGGCGCGAATCTGCAGGATCACTTCGACATCGACATCGTGTACGAACTCAACGGACCGTACAGTCTCGATAAATACGCGAAAAAGCACATGATGCTGCTCGCCGGCCTCGAATACAAAATGTTCAACAAGGGGCCGGTGACGTCGAACATCGCGGAAGGCGGCGCGTTCTGGTACTCCGGCAGCGATGTGCCGACGCCCGATCTGCAGTTCCACTTCCTGCCCGGCGCTGGCGTCGAAGCGGGCGTGCCGCCGGTGCCTTCCGGTTCGGGCTGCACGCTCAACTCGTACTTCCTGCGCCCGAGAAGCCGCGGCAGCGTGACGCTCAACAGCGCCGATCCCGCCGACGCGCCGGTCATCGATCCCGCCTATATTCGCGATCCTTACGATCTCAAGGTGGCGGTCGAAGGCATTCGTCAGAGTCGCGAGATCATGAGCCAGAAGGCGTTCAGCAAGTACATCAGGAGCGAGCACTTTCCGGGCGGCACGGTGCGCACGCAGGCGCAATACGAGGAATACGCAAAGCAATACGGGCGCACGGGCTATCACCCGGTCGGCACCTGCAAGATGGGGATCGACGAGATGTCGGTGGTCGATCCGCAATTGCGCGTGCATGGCATCGAAGGGTTGCGGGTGGCGGATTCTTCGGTGATGCCGCGCATCGTCAGCTCCAACACCAATGCGCCGACGCTGATGATCGCGGAGAAGGCCTCCGACCTGATTCGCGGACTCGTCGCGGCGCCGATGCCGCTGACGGGTCAACTGGCGGCGCACGCCGGCCGCTCGATGCGCGACGCCAGCGCGACCGTGGCGTAG
- a CDS encoding sugar phosphate isomerase/epimerase yields the protein MRNLQGRLDLCAVNTATLGHREPLSVTIDRVAAAGFGGIAPWRHEVEHANVAELARQIRAVGLRVTGYCRSTYLPATSREQFAANIDANKAALHDAATLGARCFVMVVGGLPEGSRDLHGARAQVIEGLGELLETARDCGVPLALEPLHPMYAADRAVINTLAQALDICAELDPDHAGNLGVALDVYHCWWDPALRASIARAGQDDRLLAFHVCDWLHETRDLLLDRGMMGDGVVDLSDIRRSVEHAGYDGLVEVEIFSKENWWRRDPDDVLRICAERLQSVC from the coding sequence ATGAGAAACCTGCAGGGAAGACTCGATCTGTGCGCCGTCAACACCGCGACGCTCGGCCATCGCGAACCGTTGAGCGTAACGATCGACCGCGTTGCGGCGGCGGGATTCGGCGGCATCGCGCCGTGGCGTCACGAAGTAGAGCACGCGAACGTGGCCGAACTCGCGAGGCAGATCCGCGCCGTCGGTCTGCGCGTCACGGGCTATTGCCGTTCGACTTATCTGCCGGCGACGAGCCGTGAGCAGTTCGCCGCGAACATCGACGCGAACAAGGCGGCCCTGCACGATGCCGCGACCCTCGGCGCGCGCTGCTTCGTCATGGTGGTCGGTGGCTTGCCCGAGGGCAGCCGCGATCTGCACGGCGCGCGCGCCCAGGTCATCGAGGGGCTCGGCGAACTGCTCGAGACGGCGCGCGATTGTGGCGTGCCGCTCGCGCTCGAACCGCTTCATCCGATGTACGCAGCGGACCGCGCCGTCATCAACACGCTTGCGCAGGCGCTGGATATCTGCGCCGAACTCGATCCTGACCACGCCGGCAATCTCGGCGTCGCGCTCGATGTCTATCACTGCTGGTGGGACCCGGCGCTGCGCGCATCGATCGCGCGAGCGGGACAGGACGATCGACTGCTCGCTTTTCATGTGTGCGACTGGCTCCATGAAACACGCGACCTTCTGCTGGATCGCGGCATGATGGGCGACGGTGTCGTCGATCTTTCCGACATTCGGCGGAGCGTCGAGCACGCCGGTTATGACGGACTGGTCGAAGTGGAGATTTTCTCGAAAGAAAACTGGTGGCGGCGCGATCCGGATGACGTGCTGCGCATCTGCGCGGAACGCCTGCAGAGTGTGTGCTGA
- a CDS encoding TetR/AcrR family transcriptional regulator yields the protein MTLATTTQKRASKTPEAEVTRQPRQRDPEVTKARILEAAKKEFAKLGMAGARVEAIATRAKANKRMIYHYFGSKEELFVAVLEDVYADIRSAEQKLDLDHLSPEDAIVALTTHTWNYYLKNPEFMTLVNSENLHRARHVKKSARFKELHQGFISMLQRILDRGVAAGAFRSGVDARQLHITMAAIGYYYLTNRFTSGVIFDIDFMDKAALKSRLEFNIDTILRLVRP from the coding sequence ATGACCCTCGCCACCACCACGCAGAAACGCGCATCCAAGACGCCCGAGGCCGAAGTCACGCGTCAGCCCAGACAACGGGACCCGGAGGTGACGAAGGCCCGCATCCTCGAAGCCGCGAAAAAGGAGTTCGCCAAACTCGGCATGGCGGGCGCGCGGGTCGAAGCCATCGCGACACGCGCGAAGGCCAACAAGCGGATGATCTATCACTACTTCGGCAGCAAGGAGGAGCTGTTCGTCGCGGTCCTCGAAGATGTCTACGCCGACATCCGCTCCGCCGAGCAGAAGCTCGATCTCGACCATCTCTCCCCCGAGGACGCGATCGTCGCGCTCACCACGCACACCTGGAACTACTACCTGAAGAACCCCGAGTTCATGACGCTCGTGAACAGCGAGAACCTGCATCGCGCGCGGCACGTCAAGAAGTCCGCGCGCTTCAAGGAACTGCATCAGGGTTTCATTTCGATGCTCCAGCGCATCCTCGACCGCGGCGTCGCAGCAGGCGCGTTCCGCAGCGGCGTCGATGCGCGGCAACTGCATATCACCATGGCCGCGATCGGCTACTACTACCTCACGAACCGCTTCACGAGCGGCGTGATCTTCGACATCGACTTCATGGACAAGGCGGCGCTCAAGAGCCGCCTCGAATTCAACATCGATACCATCCTGCGGCTCGTACGGCCGTGA
- a CDS encoding dihydrodipicolinate synthase family protein: MNSTLKLPTALGTMESYRLQGTPLDARTPARTFNRIAYSAAHVVADPLRAAELGAPPAIDWERTLEYRRYLLRQGLGIAEAMDTAQRGMGLPWHSALELITRTIEGTRDIPGALIASGCGTDHVALPSITNCDQVIRAYAEQLEAVQRVGGRVILMASRALARVARSPDDYRRVYREVLAMCDRPVILHWLGEMFDPELAGYWGEAAYERAAQVCLDVIGDSVDRVDGIKISLLDDAKEIAFRRRLPHTVKMYTGDDFNYPDLIAGDDVGYSHALLGIFDAIAPAASQALDALASDDPDTFHALLAPTVPLSRHIFRAPTQYYKTGVVFLAYLNGFQDHFFMLGGHHGMRPPAYLADVFRLADQAGLLRDPDDASGRVRKVMTALGCGERS; encoded by the coding sequence ATGAACTCAACGCTCAAGTTGCCGACTGCCCTCGGCACGATGGAAAGTTATCGCCTGCAAGGCACCCCGCTCGATGCGCGAACGCCCGCTCGCACATTCAACCGCATCGCCTATTCGGCCGCACACGTCGTGGCCGATCCGCTGCGCGCCGCTGAACTCGGCGCGCCGCCCGCCATCGACTGGGAGCGCACGCTCGAATATCGGCGCTATCTGCTCCGGCAAGGTCTCGGCATCGCCGAGGCAATGGACACCGCGCAACGCGGCATGGGTCTGCCGTGGCATAGCGCGCTGGAACTGATCACGCGCACCATCGAAGGCACGCGCGATATTCCCGGCGCATTGATTGCGTCGGGCTGCGGCACGGATCACGTCGCGCTGCCATCGATCACGAACTGCGATCAGGTGATCCGCGCCTACGCCGAACAACTCGAAGCCGTGCAGCGCGTGGGCGGACGCGTCATCCTGATGGCGAGCCGGGCGCTTGCGCGGGTCGCGCGCTCGCCGGATGACTATCGGCGGGTCTATCGTGAAGTCCTCGCAATGTGCGATCGACCGGTGATCCTGCACTGGCTCGGCGAGATGTTCGATCCCGAGTTGGCGGGTTACTGGGGCGAGGCGGCTTATGAGCGCGCCGCGCAAGTGTGTCTCGACGTGATCGGCGACAGCGTCGATCGTGTCGACGGCATCAAGATTTCCCTGCTCGATGACGCCAAGGAAATTGCGTTCCGCCGTCGGCTGCCGCACACGGTGAAGATGTATACCGGCGACGATTTCAACTATCCGGACCTGATAGCGGGCGACGACGTCGGCTATTCGCATGCGCTGCTCGGCATCTTCGATGCGATTGCGCCGGCCGCATCGCAGGCACTCGACGCGCTCGCCAGCGATGACCCCGATACGTTCCACGCGCTGCTTGCGCCGACGGTCCCGCTGTCGCGTCACATCTTTCGCGCGCCTACGCAGTACTACAAGACGGGCGTCGTGTTCCTCGCCTATCTGAACGGCTTTCAGGATCACTTCTTCATGCTCGGCGGCCATCACGGCATGCGCCCGCCCGCCTATCTCGCCGATGTTTTCCGTCTTGCCGATCAGGCAGGTCTGCTGCGCGATCCCGACGATGCCAGCGGCCGCGTTCGCAAGGTCATGACGGCGCTTGGTTGCGGCGAGCGATCATGA
- a CDS encoding acyl CoA:acetate/3-ketoacid CoA transferase yields the protein MDAAAAVGQIFDGATIALAGSGGGLLEADAVLAQLERRFLETGHPRDLTIVHALGIGDAKGSGLGRFAHAGMVKRVIGGHWSWAPAMQKLARENAFEAYSFPAGVISTLLREIGAGRPGLVTHVGLRTFVDPRIDGGKINERASEDLVELIELDGREYLRYKPFKVDFAIVRGSSADESGNVTLRREPADLDVYAAALAAHNSAGRVIVQVKEREPEGYVPARLVRIPGILVDTLVETPEQVQCVVSDYDPALSGEAQCAIGDGFYEVPTGIRRIIAARAALELHEGQSANFGFGIPGGIPALLAQQGRMGTFWGSVEQGIHNGAMLDGPMFGTARNAHAILSSVDQFDFYSGGGVDVSFLGMGEMDGAGNINVSKLGSTVVGPGGFIDITQGARKIVFCGSFEAKGLQVEQTGTRLNIVSPGSVPKLVERVQHITFSGEQALRSAQEVLYVTERAVFRLEAEGVRLIEVADGVDIERDVLARMAFRPLVDEALLARMSASQEKVA from the coding sequence ATGGACGCTGCCGCTGCGGTCGGGCAGATTTTCGATGGCGCGACGATCGCGCTCGCGGGTTCCGGCGGCGGGCTGCTCGAAGCGGACGCCGTGCTCGCGCAGCTCGAACGGCGCTTTCTCGAAACCGGGCATCCGCGCGATCTGACCATCGTCCACGCGCTCGGTATCGGCGATGCCAAGGGCAGCGGGCTGGGCCGGTTCGCCCATGCGGGAATGGTCAAACGCGTGATCGGCGGCCACTGGAGCTGGGCGCCCGCGATGCAGAAGCTCGCCCGCGAGAATGCGTTCGAGGCGTACAGCTTTCCGGCGGGCGTCATCTCCACGCTGCTGCGCGAGATCGGCGCGGGCCGGCCGGGACTTGTCACGCATGTTGGACTGCGAACCTTTGTCGATCCGCGTATCGATGGCGGCAAGATCAACGAACGCGCCAGCGAAGATCTCGTGGAACTGATCGAGCTCGACGGCCGCGAGTATCTGCGCTACAAGCCGTTCAAGGTCGATTTCGCGATCGTGCGTGGCTCATCGGCGGATGAAAGCGGCAATGTCACGCTGCGCCGCGAACCGGCCGACCTCGATGTCTACGCCGCCGCGCTGGCCGCGCACAACAGCGCTGGACGCGTCATCGTGCAGGTGAAGGAGCGCGAGCCTGAAGGCTATGTGCCGGCGCGCCTCGTGCGCATTCCGGGCATTCTGGTCGATACGCTCGTCGAGACGCCTGAGCAGGTGCAATGCGTGGTGTCGGACTACGATCCGGCGCTGAGCGGCGAAGCGCAGTGCGCCATCGGCGACGGATTCTACGAAGTGCCGACGGGCATCCGCCGCATCATCGCCGCGCGCGCCGCGCTCGAACTGCATGAGGGGCAGTCGGCGAATTTCGGCTTCGGCATTCCGGGCGGCATTCCCGCGTTGCTCGCGCAGCAGGGGCGCATGGGCACGTTCTGGGGATCGGTGGAGCAGGGCATCCACAACGGCGCCATGCTCGATGGCCCCATGTTCGGCACGGCGCGCAACGCGCACGCGATCCTGTCGAGCGTCGATCAGTTCGATTTCTACAGCGGCGGCGGCGTCGATGTCTCCTTCCTCGGCATGGGCGAGATGGATGGCGCGGGCAACATCAACGTGTCGAAGCTCGGTTCGACGGTGGTGGGGCCGGGCGGTTTCATCGACATCACGCAGGGCGCGCGCAAGATCGTTTTCTGCGGCAGTTTCGAGGCGAAGGGCCTGCAAGTCGAACAAACGGGGACGCGTTTGAATATCGTGTCGCCGGGCAGCGTGCCGAAGCTCGTCGAACGCGTGCAGCACATCACGTTCAGCGGCGAGCAGGCGTTACGCAGCGCTCAGGAAGTGCTTTACGTGACCGAGCGCGCGGTGTTTCGACTGGAGGCCGAAGGCGTGCGCCTGATCGAAGTCGCGGATGGCGTCGATATCGAGCGTGACGTGCTGGCGCGCATGGCGTTCAGGCCGCTCGTCGATGAAGCGTTGCTCGCGCGGATGTCGGCATCGCAAGAGAAGGTGGCGTGA
- a CDS encoding ribonuclease yields MKPARVFACIFVLSALLGGCDKNKSPTPAQDTGASAASQAAGQLSQAASEPPAASGVLATVTRAKLPAEATETLRLIKAGGPYPFGEDGVLFRNSSALLPQHPRGYYHAYTVRTPGSTDRGQRRIVCGGPRRQTGDCYYTEDYYASFKRIAE; encoded by the coding sequence GTGAAACCGGCACGCGTTTTCGCCTGCATCTTCGTCTTGAGCGCACTCCTCGGCGGATGCGACAAAAACAAATCGCCTACACCTGCTCAGGACACGGGCGCATCCGCCGCGAGTCAGGCGGCGGGCCAACTGAGCCAGGCCGCGAGCGAGCCACCCGCCGCATCGGGCGTGCTCGCCACGGTCACCCGGGCGAAATTGCCGGCAGAGGCAACTGAAACGCTGCGTCTGATCAAAGCGGGCGGCCCGTACCCGTTTGGGGAGGACGGCGTCCTGTTCCGCAACAGCTCGGCACTGCTGCCGCAGCATCCGCGCGGCTATTACCACGCATATACGGTTCGCACGCCCGGTTCGACGGATCGCGGGCAACGCCGCATCGTGTGCGGCGGACCGCGCCGGCAGACAGGCGATTGCTACTACACCGAGGATTACTACGCCAGTTTCAAGCGCATCGCGGAATGA
- a CDS encoding acyl-CoA dehydrogenase family protein, translating to MRLSELHEQIRDTTRRFAQEVIRPLAEELDREERFPAEIYKQMGELGLFGITVPEEFGGAGMDVTAYALVMEELSRGYASVADQCGLLELVGTLLSAHGSDAQRARYLESLLRAELRPAYCITESDAGTDVSGIRTTATRTADGWELSGAKLWIHNAPVADLAFVLARTDLAAGKRGMSIFIVDCHLPGVSKGPKEHKMGQRASQVGELHFDRVQLAEDALLGQEGRGFHMMMSALDKGRVGIAALAVGIAQAGLEAALEYAQTRKQFGTHIAEFQGVQWMLADMAKDIQAARLLVHDAAARLEAGERASIACSMAKCFAGDTAVKHSANAVQIFGGSGYIRGYEVERLYRDAKITQIYEGTNQIQRTIIARDLIANGASL from the coding sequence ATGAGACTCTCGGAATTACACGAGCAAATCCGCGACACCACGCGGCGTTTTGCGCAGGAAGTCATCCGGCCCCTGGCCGAGGAACTGGATCGCGAAGAGCGCTTTCCGGCGGAGATCTACAAGCAGATGGGCGAGCTCGGGTTATTCGGCATCACCGTGCCGGAGGAATTCGGCGGCGCCGGGATGGATGTCACGGCGTATGCGCTCGTGATGGAGGAGTTGTCGCGCGGTTACGCGTCGGTGGCGGACCAGTGCGGCCTGCTCGAACTCGTCGGCACCTTGCTGAGCGCGCATGGCAGCGATGCGCAGCGCGCAAGGTATCTCGAATCGCTGCTGCGCGCGGAACTGCGCCCGGCTTACTGCATCACCGAATCCGACGCGGGCACGGACGTCTCCGGCATCCGGACCACCGCCACGCGCACAGCCGATGGCTGGGAACTCAGCGGCGCGAAGCTGTGGATTCATAACGCGCCGGTCGCGGACCTCGCGTTCGTGCTGGCGCGCACGGACCTCGCGGCGGGCAAGCGGGGCATGAGCATCTTCATCGTCGACTGTCATTTGCCGGGCGTATCGAAGGGGCCGAAGGAACACAAGATGGGGCAGCGTGCGTCGCAGGTCGGCGAGCTTCATTTCGACCGCGTGCAGCTTGCCGAAGACGCGCTGCTCGGGCAGGAAGGACGCGGCTTTCACATGATGATGAGCGCGCTCGACAAAGGCCGCGTGGGCATTGCCGCGCTGGCGGTCGGCATTGCGCAGGCGGGTCTCGAAGCAGCGCTCGAATACGCGCAGACCCGCAAGCAGTTCGGCACGCATATCGCCGAGTTTCAGGGCGTGCAGTGGATGCTCGCCGACATGGCGAAAGATATCCAGGCCGCGCGCCTGCTGGTGCACGATGCCGCCGCGCGTCTCGAAGCCGGTGAGCGTGCGAGCATCGCGTGTTCGATGGCGAAATGCTTCGCGGGCGATACCGCGGTCAAGCACAGCGCGAATGCCGTGCAGATCTTCGGCGGCAGTGGCTACATTCGCGGCTATGAAGTGGAACGCCTCTATCGCGACGCGAAGATTACGCAGATCTACGAAGGCACGAATCAGATTCAGCGCACGATCATCGCGCGCGATCTGATCGCCAATGGAGCATCGTTATGA
- a CDS encoding Gfo/Idh/MocA family protein gives MTRDKVRWGVLGAARIADNFVVPAIQRSVNGRVVCVAARDRDRAAAFAARHGIAATHASYDEVIASDQVDAVYLPLPTASHFEWCRKALLAGKHVLCEKPIAMTASQVRELIALRDATGLICGEAFMVAHHPQWAFVRERIANGSLGELKRVEGSFTYFNDDPRALKNDLALGGGGVRDIGVYPVVTTRIATGLEPVEVNASITIDPRYGTDKLAVCDLKFPGFDLHFYCGTQLARRQHMIFHGSKGWLSLDAPFNPGVYAGACVHIRSDDTGKVEKVEFGNVDQYQSMVENFSAAVLGPDKSIVFTLENSLGNQLVIDEVLSHADR, from the coding sequence ATGACGCGAGACAAGGTTCGTTGGGGCGTGCTTGGCGCCGCCCGCATCGCCGACAATTTCGTGGTGCCCGCCATCCAGCGATCGGTCAACGGTCGCGTGGTGTGCGTCGCCGCACGCGATCGCGACCGCGCCGCCGCGTTCGCCGCGCGGCACGGCATCGCAGCCACACATGCGAGTTACGACGAAGTCATCGCAAGCGATCAGGTCGATGCCGTCTACCTCCCCCTGCCGACGGCCAGTCACTTCGAGTGGTGCAGAAAGGCGCTGCTCGCGGGCAAACATGTCCTGTGCGAGAAGCCCATCGCGATGACGGCCTCGCAGGTTCGTGAGTTGATTGCGCTGCGGGACGCGACGGGTCTGATCTGCGGCGAGGCGTTCATGGTGGCGCACCATCCGCAGTGGGCATTCGTCAGGGAGCGCATCGCAAACGGGTCACTTGGTGAACTGAAGCGCGTGGAAGGGTCCTTCACTTACTTCAACGATGATCCTCGCGCACTCAAGAACGATCTGGCGCTGGGCGGCGGCGGTGTGCGTGACATCGGCGTCTATCCCGTCGTCACGACGCGCATCGCGACGGGCCTGGAGCCTGTCGAGGTCAACGCGAGCATTACCATCGATCCGCGCTACGGCACGGACAAGCTGGCGGTCTGCGATCTGAAATTTCCCGGTTTCGACCTTCACTTCTACTGCGGCACGCAACTCGCGCGCCGCCAGCATATGATCTTCCACGGCTCGAAAGGCTGGCTTTCACTGGATGCGCCGTTCAACCCCGGCGTGTACGCCGGTGCGTGCGTTCACATTCGTTCGGATGACACGGGAAAGGTCGAAAAGGTCGAATTTGGAAACGTCGATCAGTATCAGTCGATGGTTGAAAATTTCAGTGCAGCGGTGCTCGGGCCCGACAAATCGATTGTATTTACGCTCGAGAATTCGCTGGGCAACCAGCTTGTCATCGACGAGGTCCTGTCTCATGCCGACCGTTAG
- a CDS encoding 3-ketoacyl-ACP reductase, with amino-acid sequence MSARPVALVTGSRRGIGRAIAIELGRAGFDVALTDAVASDELDQAAAEVEKTAARAIAVVSDLADIAANHATLLDIETRLGGPIDCLVNNAGVSVLSRGDLLDVTPESFDRCIAINTRGTFFLTQAFARHFLSRTRKSVAAHPSVITITSSNAVAASPLRGEYCVSKAGSSMATTLFSLRLAEHGIGVYEVQPGLIETEMTAPSRARYDAQMEQGLTAIRRWGTPLEVATAVRTLATGGLPYSAGQAIRVDGGLLVNKY; translated from the coding sequence ATGAGCGCGCGTCCCGTTGCGCTCGTCACGGGCAGCCGGCGCGGCATCGGGCGGGCGATAGCCATCGAACTCGGCCGCGCGGGATTCGATGTCGCGCTCACCGACGCCGTGGCCTCCGATGAACTCGATCAGGCCGCAGCCGAAGTCGAGAAGACCGCCGCGCGCGCGATCGCCGTCGTCTCCGATCTCGCCGATATCGCCGCGAATCACGCCACGTTGCTCGACATCGAAACGCGTCTCGGCGGCCCGATCGATTGTCTCGTGAACAACGCGGGCGTGTCGGTGTTGTCGCGCGGCGATCTGCTCGACGTGACGCCCGAAAGCTTCGACCGCTGCATCGCGATCAATACACGCGGGACCTTCTTTCTGACGCAGGCGTTCGCGCGGCACTTTCTGTCGCGCACGCGCAAGAGCGTGGCGGCGCATCCGAGCGTCATCACGATCACCTCGTCGAATGCGGTCGCCGCTTCGCCGTTGCGCGGCGAGTATTGCGTGTCGAAGGCGGGGTCATCGATGGCCACGACGCTGTTTTCGCTGCGCCTCGCCGAGCACGGCATCGGCGTCTATGAAGTGCAGCCGGGTCTGATCGAGACCGAGATGACCGCGCCTTCCCGCGCGCGCTACGACGCGCAGATGGAGCAAGGTCTCACCGCCATCAGGCGCTGGGGCACGCCGCTGGAAGTCGCGACCGCCGTGCGCACGCTCGCGACCGGCGGCTTGCCGTACAGCGCAGGACAGGCGATCCGCGTCGATGGCGGCTTACTCGTCAACAAATACTGA
- a CDS encoding aldehyde dehydrogenase family protein, with product MSDLSELAASLHLPDEPLRTSMFIDGKDYAGSSAEWVTRKSPGHGVGVTTTLRASSGDLDAAVAAARRAFDDGRWSRLTGEQRATVLLKAARLIRDNVETLAYLETLESGKPIGQSRGEITAAAGIWEYAAGLARVVHGDSHDTLGPDMLGLVLRQPVGVVGIVTPWNFPFFILSERLPFALAAGCTVVVKPAELTSTTTLKLAALLAEAGLPDGVLNVVTGLGSVVGQALAEHMDVDMISFTGSTQVGRAVLAAAGGNMKKVGLELGGKNPQIVFADADLDDAADAIAFGIAFNAGQCCVSGSRLVVHRSVEADLVERIRAVLARVRTGDPLDASNHVGAIVEARQFDKIRGFIDAGTRDGAQLVCGGDARSEGERFFIQPTVFRNVQPGSSLAQDEIFGPVLSVTPFDSFEEAIELANGVPYGLAASIWTRDLQGAFRSLRDVQAGRIWVNCTITGGPEMPIGGFKQSGIGRETGRYGVEEYTEIKSVHVQLGKRARWIA from the coding sequence ATGAGTGATTTGAGCGAACTGGCAGCCTCGCTGCATCTGCCCGACGAACCGTTGCGCACGTCGATGTTCATCGACGGAAAGGACTATGCCGGTTCTTCCGCCGAATGGGTGACGCGCAAGAGTCCGGGCCACGGCGTGGGCGTCACAACGACGCTGCGCGCATCGTCCGGCGATCTCGATGCAGCGGTGGCCGCCGCCCGCCGCGCGTTCGACGACGGCCGCTGGTCGCGGCTTACCGGCGAACAGCGCGCGACGGTCCTGCTGAAAGCGGCGCGCCTGATCCGCGACAACGTGGAGACGCTGGCGTATCTGGAAACGCTCGAAAGCGGCAAGCCGATCGGTCAGTCGCGTGGCGAAATCACGGCGGCCGCGGGCATCTGGGAATACGCAGCGGGGCTCGCGCGCGTGGTGCATGGCGATTCGCACGACACGCTCGGCCCCGACATGCTCGGGCTGGTACTGCGGCAGCCGGTGGGTGTCGTGGGCATCGTCACGCCATGGAATTTTCCGTTCTTCATTCTTTCCGAACGTCTGCCGTTCGCGCTTGCCGCGGGATGCACGGTGGTCGTGAAGCCTGCCGAGCTGACCTCGACCACGACGCTCAAACTCGCCGCGCTGCTCGCCGAAGCCGGTCTGCCCGATGGCGTGTTAAACGTGGTCACGGGTCTCGGTTCGGTGGTCGGTCAGGCGCTCGCCGAACACATGGACGTCGACATGATCTCGTTCACCGGTTCGACGCAAGTGGGCCGTGCGGTGCTCGCGGCAGCGGGCGGCAACATGAAGAAGGTCGGCCTCGAACTCGGCGGCAAGAATCCGCAGATCGTGTTCGCCGACGCCGACCTCGACGACGCCGCCGACGCCATCGCGTTCGGCATCGCGTTCAACGCGGGACAGTGCTGCGTGTCGGGCAGCCGGCTCGTGGTGCACCGGTCGGTGGAAGCCGATCTCGTCGAGCGTATCCGCGCGGTGCTCGCCCGCGTGCGCACGGGCGATCCGCTCGATGCGTCCAATCATGTCGGCGCGATCGTCGAGGCACGTCAGTTCGACAAGATTCGCGGCTTCATCGATGCGGGCACGCGCGACGGCGCGCAACTCGTGTGCGGCGGCGACGCGAGGAGCGAAGGTGAGCGCTTCTTCATCCAGCCGACGGTGTTTCGCAACGTGCAGCCCGGCAGCTCGCTCGCGCAGGACGAGATTTTCGGGCCGGTTCTGTCGGTTACGCCGTTCGACAGCTTCGAGGAAGCCATCGAACTCGCGAACGGCGTGCCATACGGTCTCGCTGCAAGCATCTGGACGCGCGATCTGCAAGGTGCGTTCAGGAGTTTGCGCGACGTGCAGGCGGGCCGCATCTGGGTCAATTGCACGATCACCGGCGGTCCGGAAATGCCCATCGGCGGATTCAAGCAATCGGGTATCGGTCGCGAGACGGGGCGCTATGGCGTCGAGGAATACACGGAGATCAAATCCGTGCATGTCCAACTCGGCAAGCGGGCGCGCTGGATCGCGTAG